One Rhododendron vialii isolate Sample 1 chromosome 2a, ASM3025357v1 genomic region harbors:
- the LOC131315744 gene encoding crocetin glucosyltransferase, chloroplastic-like, producing MDDERVRVLLVTFPAQGHINPSLQFARCLTRMGVDVTLLTALSAINRITKTTTSSTPQGVTYLGFSDGYDDGLKVDTDFEVYMADLRRRGSEAVAKLVTFSGENGKPFVHVVYTILLSWVSQVTRALNVPSTFLWIQPAAILDIYYYSFYGYGDVIRNNVNDPSWSVELPGLPRLTGRDLPSFLCAPNLYKFALSLFKEHIDTLGEETNPKVLVNSFDALESEALRAIKKLNFVAIGPLIPSAFLDRKDPSDNSFGGDLLQKSNNYIEWLDSKPRGSVIYVAFGSISELAKQQTEEVARGLLDCERPFLWVMRGKGNDEKEEDKVGYKEELERQGMIVSWCSQVEVLSHSSVGCFVSHCGWNSSLESLVSEVPMVAFLQWSDQAMNAKLIEDVWKTGVRLIKNGEGIVEAGEVKRCIEMVMGGGDRGEEMRNNANKWKDLAREATLEGGSSDKNLNALVDEVRAH from the coding sequence atGGATGATGAGCGTGTTCGAGTCCTTCTGGTAACCTTTCCGGCGCAGGGGCATATCAACCCCTCTCTCCAGTTTGCCAGGTGCCTCACGAGAATGGGTGTCGACGTCACTCTTTTGACGGCGCTTTCCGCCATCAACCGCATAACAAAAACCACCACCAGTAGTACTCCACAAGGCGTAACCTATCTTGGCTTCTCCGATGGCTATGATGACGGCTTGAAAGTCGACACTGATTTCGAGGTCTACATGGCTGACCTAAGGAGACGTGGTTCGGAGGCAGTAGCCAAACTCGTCACTTTTAGTGGTGAAAATGGAAAACCCTTTGTGCATGTGGTGTACACCATCCTTCTTTCTTGGGTAAGCCAAGTTACACGCGCCCTAAACGTGCCATCCACTTTCCTTTGGATTCAACCAGCAGCCATCTTGGATATTTATTACTATTCCTTCTATGGTTATGGAGATGTCATTAGGAACAATGTCAATGACCCCTCATGGTCAGTAGAATTACCCGGATTGCCACGGCTCACTGGCCGTGACCTTCCCTCTTTTTTATGTGCTCCAAACCTGTATAAATTTGCACTTTCGCTGTTTAAAGAGCATATAGATACCCTGGGTGAAGAAACAAATCCAAAAGTGCTCGTAAACTCTTTCGATGCATTGGAATCTGAGGCACTACGGGCTATTAAGAAGTTAAATTTTGTCGCTATTGGACCATTAATTCCGTCAGCTTTCTTAGACAGGAAGGATCCATCTGACAATTCTTTTGGAGGAGACCtgcttcaaaaatcaaacaactaTATCGAATGGTTGGATTCAAAGCCAAGAGGATCTGTTATTTATGTGGCATTTGGAAGCATCTCTGAATTAGCGAAGCAACAAACAGAGGAGGTCGCACGTGGTTTGCTTGATTGCGAAAGGCCATTTTTGTGGGTGATGAGAGGAAAGGGAAatgatgaaaaagaagaagataaggtGGGTTACAAAGAGGAATTGGAGCGACAAGGTATGATAGTGTCGTGGTGTTCTCAAGTGGAGGTTTTGTCACATTCATCCGTGGGTTGTTTTGTGAGTCACTGTGGGTGGAATTCTTCGTTGGAGAGCTTAGTTTCTGAGGTTCCGATGGTGGCTTTTCTACAATGGTCAGACCAAGCAATGAATGCAAAGcttattgaagatgtttggaaGACGGGGGTTAGATTGATAAAAAATGGAGAAGGAATTGTTGAGGCTGGTGAGGTTAAGAGGTGCATTGAAATGGTGATGGGAGGGGGAGACAGAGGGGAGGAAATGAGAAACAATGCTAATAAGTGGAAGGATTTGGCAAGGGAAGCTACTCTGGAAGGTGGATCGTCGGACAAGAATCTCAATGCTCTTGTTGATGAGGTTAGAGCTCATTAG
- the LOC131315746 gene encoding crocetin glucosyltransferase, chloroplastic-like — protein sequence MDESVQILLVIFPAQGHINPSLQFAKRLVKMGVRVTLLTAFSAVNHITKSADTAPRGVTFLGFSDGYDDGFRAGMDFDVYMPDLRRRGSEAVATAITSSADNGKPIGHVVYTTLLPWVSQVTRDLHVPSTFLWIQPATILDIFYYSFYGNGDLLNESKISDPSWSIELPGLPRLTGRDLPSFLLAPNAFKFALPLFKEHIDTLDEETNPKILVNSFDALESEALQAIKKLNFVAIGPLIPSAFLDGKDPSDNSFGGDLLPKSNDYIEWLDSKPRGSVIYVAFGSMSGLAKQQTEEVARGLLDCGRPFLWVMRGKGNGEKEEVDKASYEKELEQQGMIVSWCSQVEVLSHSSVGCFVSHCGWNSSLESLVFGVPVVAFSQWADQVTNAKLIEDVWKTGVRLTKNGEGIVEGGEVKRCIEMVMGGGSRGEEMRNNAKKWKDLARKATVEGGSSDKNFRAFVDDVRAC from the coding sequence ATGGATGAGAGTGTTCAAATCCTCCTAGTAATCTTTCCGGCTCAAGGACACATCAACCCCTCGCTCCAATTCGCCAAGCGCCTCGTGAAAATGGGCGTCCGCGTCACTCTCTTAACGGCCTTTTCCGCCGTCAACCACATAACCAAAAGCGCTGACACTGCGCCACGAGGCGTAACCTTTCTCGGCTTCTCCGATGGGTACGACGACGGCTTCAGAGCTGGCATGGATTTCGATGTCTACATGCCTGACCTAAGGAGACGTGGTTCGGAAGCAGTGGCAACAGCCATCACTTCTAGTGCTGACAATGGAAAGCCCATTGGACATGTGGTCTACACCACCCTTCTCCCTTGGGTAAGCCAGGTCACGCGTGACCTTCACGTGCCGTCCACTTTCCTTTGGATTCAACCGGCCAccatcttggatattttctaCTATTCCTTCTATGGTAATGGAGATTTACTCAATGAGAGCAAAATATCTGACCCTTCATGGTCAATTGAATTACCAGGATTGCCACGGCTTACTGGCCGTGACCTTCCCTCTTTTCTACTAGCTCCAAATGCGTTTAAATTTGCACTGCCTTTGTTTAAAGAGCACATAGATACTCTAGATGAAGAAACAAATCCGAAAATACTCGTAAATTCTTTCGATGCATTGGAATCGGAGGCTCTACAGGCTATCAAGAAGTTAAATTTTGTTGCTATTGGACCACTAATTCCGTCAGCTTTCTTGGACGGAAAGGATCCATCTGACAATTCCTTTGGAGGAGatctccttccaaaatcaaatgacTATATTGAATGGTTGGATTCAAAACCGAGAGGATCTGTTATTTACGTGGCATTTGGAAGCATGTCTGGTTTAGCGAAGCAGCAAACTGAGGAGGTCGCACGCGGTCTGCTTGATTGCGGAAGGCCGTTTTTGTGGGTGATGAGAGGAAAGGGGaatggtgaaaaagaagaagtggatAAGGCGAGTTACGAAAAAGAATTGGAGCAACAAGGGATGATAGTGTCGTGGTGTTCTCAAGTGGAGGTTTTGTCACACTCCTCTGTGGGTTGTTTTGTGAGTCATTGCGGGTGGAATTCTTCATTGGAGAGCTTAGTTTTTGGAGTTCCGGTGGTGGCTTTTTCACAATGGGCAGACCAAGTGACAAATGCCAAGcttattgaagatgtttggaaGACGGGGGTTCGATTGACTAAAAATGGAGAGGGAATTGTTGAGGGTGGTGAGGTTAAGAGGTGCATTGAAATGGTGATGGGAGGTGGGAGCAGAGGGGAGGAAATGAGAAACAATGCTAAGAAGTGGAAGGATTTGGCAAGAAAAGCTACCGTGGAAGGTGGATCGTCGGACAAAAATTTCAGGGCTTTTGTTGATGACGTTAGAGCTTGTTAA